The following proteins are encoded in a genomic region of Jaculus jaculus isolate mJacJac1 chromosome 13, mJacJac1.mat.Y.cur, whole genome shotgun sequence:
- the Mmab gene encoding corrinoid adenosyltransferase: MWGLGGRLGLRAWLGVRRPLWPRFQSRGCQSGEEGDRLQPSSKIPKIYTKTGDKGFSSTFTGERRPKNDQVFEAVGTTDELSSAIGFALAFITEKDHTFAEELQKIQCMLQDVGSALATPRSSAREAHLKYTAFDAGSILELEQWIDKYTSQLPPLSAFILPSGGKSSAALHVCRTVCRRAERRVVPLVQMGETDENVAKFLNRLSDYLFTIARYAAMKEGNQEKIYRKHGPSQSI; this comes from the exons ATGTGGGGTCTGGGAGGTCGCCTTGGCCTGCGGGCCTGGCTCGGCGTCCGCAGGCCACTGTGGCCTCGTTTCCAGAGCCGCGGCTGTCAGAGCGGGGAAGAAGGGGACAG GCTACAGCCTTCCTCGAAGATTCCCAAGATTTATACCAAaacaggagacaaag GGTTCTCCAGCACCTTCACGGGAGAAAGGCGACCCAAAAATGACCAAGTGTTTGAAGCCGTGGGAACCACAGATGAATTAAGTTCGGCTATTGG GTTCGCTCTGGCGTTCATCACAGAGAAGGACCACACATTTGCAGAAGAGCTTCAGAAA ATCCAGTGCATGCTGCAGGATGTCGGCTCTGCCCTGGCCACCCCACGCTCTTCTGCCAGAGAGGCTCACTTAA AGTACACGGCATTCGACGCAGGGTCCATCCTGGAGCTGGAGCAATGGATTGACAAGTACACCAGCCAGCTGCCCCCGCTTTCGGCTTTCATCCTGCCC TCTGGAGGCAAGAGCAGCGCGGCGCTGCATGTCTGCCGGACCGTGTGCCGCCGAGCTGAGCGACG CGTGGTGCCTCTTGTCCAGATGGGAGAGACAGATGAAAATGTGGCCAAGTTCTTAAACAG ACTCAGCGATTACCTCTTCACCATAGCCAGATACGCAGCCATGAAGGAAGGCaaccaagaaaaaatatacaGGAAACACGGCCCGTCGCAGTCCATCTGA